The window TCGAACATGTGCCACGAGCCGACCAGCGTCGGCCTGCCGCAGTCGATCGGGATCGGCAAAGGCACGGTGTCGCTCGAGGATTTCGACCACTGCGAGCTGATCATCTCGATCGGCCACAACCCCGGCACCAACCACCCGCGGATGATGGGCACGCTGCACGAGTGCGCGCGCCGCAACGTGCCGATCATCGTGTTCAATCCGCTGCGCGAGCGCGCGCTCGAACGCTTCGCGGATCCGCAGGACATGATCGAGATGGCGTCGTTCGGCTCGACGCGCATCGCGTCGACGTACTACCAGGTCGACGCGGGCGGCGACGCGGCCGCGCTGAAGGGCATCATGAAGGCGCTGCTGCAGCTCGAGGCCGAGCGCGGCGACGTGCTCGACAAGGATTTCATCGCGCAGCACACGAGCGGCTTCGACGCGTTCAGTGCCGACCTGGAGGCCACGTCGTGGGACGACATCGAGCGCGCGAGCGGCTTGAGCCAGGCGCAGCTCGAACAGGTCGCGCTCGCGTATGCGAAGTCGAACGCGACGATCGTCACGTACGGGATGGGCGTCACGCAGCACAACAAGGGCACCGCCACCGTGCGCCTGATCGCCGACCTGCTGCTGATGCGCGGCAACATCGGTAAGCCCGGCGCGGGCGTGTGCCCGCTGCGCGGCCACTCGAACGTGCAAGGTAACCGCACGGTCGGCATCACCGAGAAGCCGTCGGCCGAGTTCCTGCAGAAGATCGAGGACGTGTGCGGCTTCAAGCCGCCCGCGCAGCACGGACACGATGCCGTGCAGGCGATGCAGGCGATGATCGACGGCCAGGCCAAGGCGCTGCTGTGCTTGGGCGGCAACTTCGCGGTCGCGCTGCCCGATCCCGAGCAGTCGTTCCCCGCGATGGCGAAGCTCGATCTCAGCGTGCATCTCGGCACGAAGCTGAACCGCTCGCACCTGCTCGTCGCGAAGGAGACCTACATCCTGCCCGTGCTCGGCCGCACCGAGCTCGACATGCAGGCGAGCGGCCGGCAGTCGATCACCGTCGAGGATTCGATGTCGATGGTCCACGCGTCGGCCGGCAAGCTGAAGCCGGCGTCGGACCAACTGCGCTCCGAGCCCGCGATCGTCGCCGGAATCGCCCACGCGACGCTGCCGGCCAGCAAGGTCGCGTGGCTCGACCTGATCGCCGACTACGACCGCATCCGCGACCTGATCGACCGCACGGTGGCCGGCTTCGAGGCGTTCAACGAGCGCATCCGCACGCCGGGCGGCTTCCGCCTGCCGCTGCCGCCGACCGAGCGCGTATGGCCCACGGCCACCGGCAAGGCGATGTTCTCGATCTACAAGGGCGTGAAGGAAGACGCGGACGTGCTCGGCGCCGAGCAGGTGCTGCGGCTGATCACGCTGCGCAGCCACGATCAGTACAACACGACGATCTATGGGCTCGACGACCGCTATCGCGGCGTGTTCGGCCGACGCGACGTGCTGTTCATGAACGCGGCGGACCTCGCGAAGTACGGGCTCGAACACGGCGACCTCGTCGACATCGAGACGGCCACCGCGTCGGGCCGCACGCTGCGCCTCGAGAAGATCACCGCGATCGAGTACGACATCGCGCCGGGATCGGTCGGCGCGTATTACCCGGAAGCGAACGTGCTCGTGCCGCTCGACTACATCGACAAGGAAAGCGGCACGCCGTCGTACAAGTCGGTGCCGGTGCGCGTCGCACGCTCGGCGGTCGTCTGACCCGCGGGTAAGCAGGCTGGCGACGCACGGCTCGATAGGACACGCCCGCGCATCGCCCCACCCTCTCCTCTCGCGGCCGCCGCATCGCTATCGATGCGGCGGCCGTTTTCGTTGATCGCGTCGCACGACGATCCGCTTACCGCGCCGCCGACGACGGCAGCTGCGCGCCCGTCTGCCGGCGCCGGTACGCGCTGTCGCGCGTCGCGAGCCAGTAGTACAGCGGCGACGTCAGCACCAGCCCGACGAGCCAAGACAGGTCGGCGCCGCCGAGATGCGCGGGAATCGGCCCCGCATACATCGGCGTGTTCATGAACGGAATCTGCACGGCGATCCCGATCGCATACGCGAGCAGCGCCTGCGGATTGAAGCGGCCGTACACGCCGCCGTCCGCCATGAAGATCGACTGGATGTCGTACTTGCCCTTGTGGATCACGTAGAAGTCGATCAGGTTGATCGCCGTCCACGGCACCAGCACGACGAGCAGCGCGAGCACGAGATCGACGAGATTGCCGACGAAGTTGGTCGACGCGCCGATCGCCGCATAGCAGCACGCGACGAAGATCACCACCGACACCACCGCGCGCGTCTTCGCGGTCGGAATCCATCGGTATGCGAAGGTCTGCACCGACGTGATGACCGCGAGCACCGCGCCGTACAGGTTCAGCGCGTTGTGGCTGATCACGCTCAGCAGGAACAGCAGCAGCATCAGCGGGCCGAGCGGGCCCGTCGCCTGCTTGACCGCGTCCATCGTGTCCGGGCCGGCCGGCACCGCGAGCACCGCGACCGCCCCGAAGATGAACGCGAGCGTCGAGCCGATCGTGCAGCCGAGATAGGTCGCCCAGAACGTCGACGCGACGCCGACGTCTTCCGGCAAGTAGCGCGAATAGTCCGACACGTACGGCGCGAACGCGATCTGCCACAGCGCGGACAGCGACACCGTGGCGAGCCACCCGGCGAAGTCGAAGCCGCCGCGCGTGAGGAAATCGGTAGTGTTTACGTTCGACAGGATCATCCAGAAGCCGACGAGAATGCCGATGCCGAGCACCCACGTGCCGATCCGGTTCAGGATGTGGATGAACCGGTAGCCGACGATCCCGATCAGCCCCGAGCCCACTGCGCCGATCACGATGCCCACGGGCACCGGCACCGACGACGCGATGCCGTGCACCGACTTGCCGGCCAGCACGATGTTCGATGCGAAGAAGCCGACGTACATCACCGCCGCGATCACCGTGACGAGCAGCGCGCCCCACGAGCCGAACTGCGCGCGGCTCTGGATCATCTGCGGAATGCCCATCTGCGGCCCCTGCGCCGAATGCAGCGCCATCAGCACGCCGCCGACCGCCTGGCCGACGACGATCGCGACGATCCCCCACATCAGGTTCAGGTGAAAGATCTGCACGCCGAGCGCGCCGGTCACGATCGGCAGCGGCGCGATGTTGCCGCCGAACCAGAGCGTGAACAGGTCGCGCACCTTGCCGTGGCGGTCTGCGGGCGGCACGTAGCCGATCGTGTGTTTCTCTATCATGGGGGACGCGTTGCGATCCGCGGTCGTCATGGCTAAGTCTCCTGTCCTGCGCGGCGAGGCGCGCGTGCCGTTTCCGCCGGCGCGCGACGATGCGCGCGCCTGCAATCGGGTCCGGATACGCGGGCAACGGTGTGCCGCATGCGGGCGGAGGCGGATGACCTGCCCCGCCGGCGCATGCGCGCTTTTGTCGCGATCCGGATTGCAGACGATGGTGCGCCACGCATGCGGCGACCGGAAAATACTAAAAATATTTTCGGGACATACGAAAAAGCTCTGCAGCGGAAATTCCGGCGCCGGGCGTCTTCGGGTAAGGTGCTACGCAAAACAGCGGACAGAACACGCCCCGCGGCGGCACGCGCGCGGGGCAGGCATCAGAGGTGCTCGTGGCTCACTACACTTTGCGGCAACTGAAATATTTCGTGACGACGGTGGAATCCGGCAGCGTCGCCGAGGCGTCGCGCCAGCTCTTCATCGCGCAGCCGTCGATCTCCAGCGCGATCAAGGGGCTCGAGGAAAGCTTCGGCGTGAAGCTGTTCATCCGCCACCACGCGCAGGGCGTGTCGCTCACGCCGAGCGGCACGCGTTTCTACCGGAAGGCGCAGGAGCTGCTGCGCATCGCGCACGAGTTCGAGCAGAACGCGCTCGCCGACAACGACGTGATCAGCGGGCAGATCGATATCGGCTGCTTCGAGACCGTCGCGCCGCTCTACCTGCCGCAGTTGATCGCGGGCTTTCGCGAACGCTATCCGGGCGTCAACATCAGGCTGCGCGACGGCGACCAGCAAGAACTCGTGCAGGGCCTGACGGCCGGCACCTTCGATCTCGCGTTCCTCTACGACCACGACCTCGACGGCACGATCGAGACCGAGCCGCTGATGCCAGCGCAGCAGCCGTACGTGCTGCTGCCGGAGAACCACCGGTTCGCGGGCCAGTCGCACGTATCGCTGCACGAGCTCAGCGTCGAGCCGATGATCCTGCTCGACGTGCTGCCGAGCCGCACGTATTTCGTCAGCCTGTTTCACGCGCTCGGGCTCACGCCGAACATCGTGTTCGCTTCGCCCTCGATCGAGATGGTGCGCGGGATGGTCGGCCAGGGGTTCGGCTTCTCGCTGCTCGTCACGCGCCCGCATTCCGAATACACGTACGACGGCCGGCGCGTCGTGACGATCGGCCTGAGCGAAACGGTGAGTCCGTCGGGGCTCGTGAGTGCGCGGCTGAAGCGCGGGCAGCTCACGAAGCAGGCGCAGTCGTTCGTCGAGTTCTGCCGCGAGCGGCTTGCGCAGATCGTCGCGGAATCGGCGCGATAGCAACGAAGGAACCGCACGCGCCGCCGAACGGCCGCGTGCGGCATGCTGGACCGCCCAATCAACTGGCCGAAGCGAGATACGTCGCGAGACGGCCGAGCATCGCGTCGCATCCGTGCAGTTGTTCGAGCGTGACGAACTCGTCGGGCTTGTGCCCCTGGTCCATGCTGCCCGGCCCGCACACCACCGTCGGAATGCCGGCCTGCCCGAACAGCCCGGCCTCGGTGCCGAATGCGACGGTGCCGAACGCGTCGGAACCGCTCAGCATCGCGAGCAGCCGCGCGGCTTCGCTGTCCGGCGAAGTGGCGAGCCCCGGATACGCGCCGAGCGGCTGCAGACGGATGTCGGTATCGGGCTGCACCGCGCGCATCGTCGGCAACAGTTCGGATTCCGCATAATCCTGCAGCTTCCTCGGCACGTCGTGCGCATCGAACGCGGGCAGCGCCCGCACCTCGAAATCGAACTCGCATTCGGCCGGCACGATATTCAGCGCGCGGCCGCCCTTGATCAATCCGGTCTGCACGGTCGAGAACGGCGGATCGAAGCGGCTGTCGTGATGCTCCGGCCGCGCGAGCGACGCGCCGATCTCGCCGAGCCGGCCGATCAGCTTCGCCGCGTAGTCGATCGCGTTGACGCCGAGCGGCGCGTACGCCGAGTGGCACGCGGCGCCCTTCACGTGGCAGCGCATCGCGAGCTTGCCCTTGTGACCGAGCACCGGTTTCAGTTCGGTCGGCTCGCCGATCAGGCACAGGCGCGGCCGGTGCTCGCGCGTCGCCAGTGCGTCGAGCATCGGCCGCACGCCCAGACAACCGACTTCCTCGTCGTACGAGAACGCGAGGTGCACGGGCAGGTTCAACGGCCGTGACACGAATGCCGGCACGGCCGCGAGCACCGACGCGATGAAGCCTTTCATGTCGGCCGTGCCGCGCCCGTACAGCCGGCCGTCGCGCTCGGTCAGCCGGAATGGCTCGACCGTCCACGCCTGTCCGTCGACCGGCACCACGTCGGTATGGCCCGACAGCGCGATGCCGCCGCGATCGCGCGGCCCGATCGTCGCGTACAGGCTCGCCTTCGTGCGCTCCGCGTTGTAGAACAGCTCGCTCGAAACACCGAAGCCGTCGAGGTAGTCGCGGATGAAATCGATCATCGCGAGGTTCGAATCGCGGCTGACCGTCGCGAAGCCGATCAGCCGCGCGAGCAATGCGCGGCTCGACGTGTCACTCATCGCCGGGCACTCCGTAGCTCGGCGCGG is drawn from Burkholderia ambifaria AMMD and contains these coding sequences:
- a CDS encoding FdhF/YdeP family oxidoreductase → MTNRREVPGIRKYDGPAGGWGALRATADAVRTQMETIEAPIVLMRTNQPDGFDCPGCAWPDKEHKSTFQFCENGAKAVTWEATTKRVTPEFFAANPVSSLLRMSDYELENMGRLTHPLVYDRATDTFRAVEWDDAFARIGEVLRALPPEQVEFYTSGRASNEAAYLYQLFARELGTNNFPDCSNMCHEPTSVGLPQSIGIGKGTVSLEDFDHCELIISIGHNPGTNHPRMMGTLHECARRNVPIIVFNPLRERALERFADPQDMIEMASFGSTRIASTYYQVDAGGDAAALKGIMKALLQLEAERGDVLDKDFIAQHTSGFDAFSADLEATSWDDIERASGLSQAQLEQVALAYAKSNATIVTYGMGVTQHNKGTATVRLIADLLLMRGNIGKPGAGVCPLRGHSNVQGNRTVGITEKPSAEFLQKIEDVCGFKPPAQHGHDAVQAMQAMIDGQAKALLCLGGNFAVALPDPEQSFPAMAKLDLSVHLGTKLNRSHLLVAKETYILPVLGRTELDMQASGRQSITVEDSMSMVHASAGKLKPASDQLRSEPAIVAGIAHATLPASKVAWLDLIADYDRIRDLIDRTVAGFEAFNERIRTPGGFRLPLPPTERVWPTATGKAMFSIYKGVKEDADVLGAEQVLRLITLRSHDQYNTTIYGLDDRYRGVFGRRDVLFMNAADLAKYGLEHGDLVDIETATASGRTLRLEKITAIEYDIAPGSVGAYYPEANVLVPLDYIDKESGTPSYKSVPVRVARSAVV
- a CDS encoding purine-cytosine permease family protein, which translates into the protein MTTADRNASPMIEKHTIGYVPPADRHGKVRDLFTLWFGGNIAPLPIVTGALGVQIFHLNLMWGIVAIVVGQAVGGVLMALHSAQGPQMGIPQMIQSRAQFGSWGALLVTVIAAVMYVGFFASNIVLAGKSVHGIASSVPVPVGIVIGAVGSGLIGIVGYRFIHILNRIGTWVLGIGILVGFWMILSNVNTTDFLTRGGFDFAGWLATVSLSALWQIAFAPYVSDYSRYLPEDVGVASTFWATYLGCTIGSTLAFIFGAVAVLAVPAGPDTMDAVKQATGPLGPLMLLLFLLSVISHNALNLYGAVLAVITSVQTFAYRWIPTAKTRAVVSVVIFVACCYAAIGASTNFVGNLVDLVLALLVVLVPWTAINLIDFYVIHKGKYDIQSIFMADGGVYGRFNPQALLAYAIGIAVQIPFMNTPMYAGPIPAHLGGADLSWLVGLVLTSPLYYWLATRDSAYRRRQTGAQLPSSAAR
- a CDS encoding LysR family transcriptional regulator, which produces MAHYTLRQLKYFVTTVESGSVAEASRQLFIAQPSISSAIKGLEESFGVKLFIRHHAQGVSLTPSGTRFYRKAQELLRIAHEFEQNALADNDVISGQIDIGCFETVAPLYLPQLIAGFRERYPGVNIRLRDGDQQELVQGLTAGTFDLAFLYDHDLDGTIETEPLMPAQQPYVLLPENHRFAGQSHVSLHELSVEPMILLDVLPSRTYFVSLFHALGLTPNIVFASPSIEMVRGMVGQGFGFSLLVTRPHSEYTYDGRRVVTIGLSETVSPSGLVSARLKRGQLTKQAQSFVEFCRERLAQIVAESAR
- the argE gene encoding acetylornithine deacetylase, which codes for MSDTSSRALLARLIGFATVSRDSNLAMIDFIRDYLDGFGVSSELFYNAERTKASLYATIGPRDRGGIALSGHTDVVPVDGQAWTVEPFRLTERDGRLYGRGTADMKGFIASVLAAVPAFVSRPLNLPVHLAFSYDEEVGCLGVRPMLDALATREHRPRLCLIGEPTELKPVLGHKGKLAMRCHVKGAACHSAYAPLGVNAIDYAAKLIGRLGEIGASLARPEHHDSRFDPPFSTVQTGLIKGGRALNIVPAECEFDFEVRALPAFDAHDVPRKLQDYAESELLPTMRAVQPDTDIRLQPLGAYPGLATSPDSEAARLLAMLSGSDAFGTVAFGTEAGLFGQAGIPTVVCGPGSMDQGHKPDEFVTLEQLHGCDAMLGRLATYLASAS